The Chrysoperla carnea chromosome X, inChrCarn1.1, whole genome shotgun sequence genome includes a region encoding these proteins:
- the LOC123302531 gene encoding ubiquitin-conjugating enzyme E2 N, with product MAALPRRIIKETQRLMQEPVPGISAVPDDSNARYFHVIVTGPEDSPFEGGLFKLELFLPEDYPMSAPKVRFITKIYHPNIDRLGRICLDILKDKWSPALQIRTVLLSIQALLSAPNPDDPLANDVAELWKVNEAEAIRNAKEWTRRYAMDN from the coding sequence ATGGCGGCCTTACCAAGGAGAATAATCAAAGAAACTCAACGTTTAATGCAGGAACCAGTGCCTGGTATAAGTGCTGTACCCGATGATAGTAATGCTCGATATTTTCATGTAATTGTTACTGGACCAGAGGATTCACCATTCGAAGgtggtttatttaaattagaattatttttaccaGAAGATTATCCAATGTCAGCACCAAAAGTACGTTTTATAACCAAAATCTATCATCCAAATATCGATAGGCTAGGCAGAATTTGTttggatattttaaaagataaatggAGTCCTGCATTACAAATACGTACagttttattatcaattcaagCGCTATTAAGTGCACCGAATCCGGATGATCCATTAGCGAACGATGTTGCTGAATTATGGAAAGTCAACGAGGCGGAAGCTATCAGGAATGCCAAAGAATGGACACGACGATATGCAATGGacaattaa